A single genomic interval of Agromyces cerinus harbors:
- a CDS encoding tRNA (adenine-N1)-methyltransferase, which yields MIESRGEQSGPFRVGDRVQLTGPKGRLHTITLLPGQHFHSHKGLLAHDDLIGRPDGSVVANQAGVEYLALRPLLTDFVMSMPRGAAIVYPKDAAQILAQADIFPGARVVEAGVGSGALSLWLLRAIGAAGHLYSFERRDDFASVARGNVATFHGADPENWSITLGDLAEVLPETVDEASVDRVVLDMLAPWECLESVSAALKPGGVLLCYIATATQLSRVAEAIRATGEYTEPQSSETMVRGWHVQGLAVRPDHRMIAHTGFLITARRLAPDTILPELKRRPSKTEFSDEDVEAWTPGALGERNVSDKSLRKRVRQADAAATRSRAGDGSDAASVGDPVVSAELDSPGTEPAGQGG from the coding sequence ATGATCGAGAGCAGAGGCGAGCAGAGCGGACCGTTCCGCGTCGGCGACCGAGTGCAGCTGACGGGGCCCAAGGGGCGCCTGCACACGATCACGCTCCTGCCGGGTCAGCACTTCCACTCGCACAAGGGGCTGCTCGCGCACGACGACCTCATCGGCCGGCCCGACGGTTCCGTCGTTGCGAACCAGGCCGGGGTCGAGTACCTGGCCCTTCGACCGCTCCTCACCGACTTCGTCATGTCGATGCCGCGCGGCGCCGCGATCGTCTACCCGAAGGACGCCGCACAGATCCTCGCACAGGCCGACATATTCCCGGGCGCACGCGTGGTCGAGGCCGGCGTCGGCTCGGGTGCGCTCTCGCTCTGGCTGCTCCGCGCCATCGGGGCGGCGGGTCACCTGTATTCCTTCGAGCGACGCGACGACTTCGCGAGCGTCGCGCGCGGCAACGTCGCCACCTTCCACGGCGCCGACCCCGAGAACTGGTCGATCACGCTCGGCGATCTGGCAGAGGTGCTGCCCGAGACGGTCGACGAGGCATCCGTCGACCGAGTCGTGCTCGACATGCTCGCGCCCTGGGAGTGCCTCGAGTCGGTCTCGGCGGCGCTGAAGCCCGGCGGAGTGCTGCTCTGCTACATCGCCACGGCCACACAGCTCTCGCGCGTCGCCGAGGCGATCCGCGCCACGGGGGAGTACACCGAGCCGCAGTCGTCCGAGACGATGGTGCGCGGCTGGCACGTGCAGGGTCTCGCCGTGCGCCCCGACCACCGCATGATCGCGCACACCGGCTTCCTCATCACCGCCCGGCGCCTCGCTCCCGACACGATCCTGCCCGAGCTGAAGCGTCGCCCGTCGAAGACCGAGTTCAGCGATGAAGACGTCGAGGCCTGGACCCCCGGTGCGCTCGGCGAGCGCAACGTGAGCGACAAGAGCCTGCGCAAGCGCGTCAGGCAGGCGGATGCCGCGGCCACCCGCTCGCGCGCCGGTGACGGGTCCGATGCCGCCTCAGTGGGCGACCCCGTCGTCTCGGCCGAGCTCGACTCGCCCGGGACGGAACCCGCCGGTCAGGGCGGGTAG
- a CDS encoding M20/M25/M40 family metallo-hydrolase — protein MAPSPTGTPSDAELDETAIVARDLIRFDTSNYGEGRANGEREAAEYVEARLAALGLAPQLFEPEPRRTSVVARVPGRDSSKPALVVHGHLDVVPADARNWSVDPFAGEVRDGMLWGRGAVDMKDMDAMMLTALGDIIGSGSQPARDLVVAFFADEEAGGGAGSGWLVDHHPELFEGATEAISEVGGYSITVGGRRAYLLQTGEKSLLWVRLVAKGTAAHGSRLIRDNAITKLAEAIATLGRTEWPVRLTDTTRELLGEIAGVLGVDPEQVSPDELALATGSASGFITATLRTTTNPTLLTAGYKHNVIPDRAEALVDIRTLPGEEEAVLAEVRALVGDEVEVEIVHRDVGLEAATSGALVDAVKHTLGVHDPGAPVFPYLLSGGTDNKALSRLGIAGYGFAPLKLPEGLDFPAMFHGVDERVPLDALVFGRQVLRDLLLDY, from the coding sequence ATGGCCCCGTCTCCCACTGGCACCCCTTCCGATGCAGAACTCGACGAGACGGCGATCGTCGCGCGCGACCTGATCCGCTTCGACACCTCGAACTACGGCGAGGGCAGGGCCAACGGCGAGCGCGAGGCCGCCGAGTACGTCGAGGCGCGACTGGCAGCGCTCGGCCTCGCCCCGCAGCTCTTCGAACCCGAGCCGCGACGCACGAGCGTCGTCGCACGCGTGCCCGGCCGCGATTCGTCCAAGCCAGCCCTGGTCGTGCACGGCCACCTCGACGTCGTGCCGGCCGACGCCCGCAACTGGAGCGTCGACCCGTTCGCGGGCGAGGTGCGCGACGGCATGCTGTGGGGCCGCGGCGCCGTCGACATGAAGGACATGGACGCGATGATGCTGACCGCCCTCGGCGACATCATCGGCTCGGGCTCGCAGCCGGCGCGCGACCTCGTGGTCGCCTTCTTCGCCGACGAGGAGGCCGGGGGAGGCGCGGGCTCCGGATGGCTCGTCGACCACCACCCCGAGCTCTTCGAGGGCGCCACCGAGGCGATCAGCGAGGTCGGCGGCTACTCGATCACGGTCGGCGGTCGCCGCGCCTACCTGCTGCAGACCGGTGAGAAGTCGCTGCTCTGGGTGCGCCTCGTCGCGAAGGGCACCGCAGCCCACGGGTCGCGGCTCATCCGCGACAACGCCATCACGAAGCTCGCCGAGGCCATCGCGACCCTCGGCCGCACCGAGTGGCCCGTGCGGCTCACCGACACCACCCGCGAGCTCCTCGGCGAGATCGCGGGCGTGCTCGGCGTCGACCCCGAGCAGGTCTCGCCCGACGAGCTCGCCCTCGCCACGGGTTCGGCATCGGGCTTCATCACCGCGACCCTCCGCACGACGACGAACCCCACGCTCCTCACCGCGGGCTACAAGCACAACGTCATCCCCGACCGCGCCGAGGCGCTCGTCGACATCCGCACCCTGCCCGGCGAGGAGGAGGCGGTGCTCGCCGAGGTGCGTGCGCTCGTCGGCGACGAGGTCGAGGTCGAGATCGTGCACCGCGACGTGGGGCTCGAGGCTGCGACATCCGGTGCCCTCGTCGACGCCGTGAAGCACACGCTCGGCGTGCACGATCCCGGCGCCCCCGTCTTCCCGTACCTGCTCTCGGGCGGCACCGACAACAAGGCGCTCAGCCGGCTCGGCATCGCCGGCTACGGCTTCGCGCCCCTGAAGCTGCCAGAAGGCTTGGACTTCCCGGCGATGTTCCACGGTGTTGACGAGCGGGTCCCGCTCGACGCATTAGTCTTCGGTAGGCAGGTTCTCCGGGACCTCCTCCTCGACTACTGA
- the tatA gene encoding twin-arginine translocase TatA/TatE family subunit: MWQGFTGWHALIILVVILLLFGAPKLPALARSLGQSMKILKTEVRSDKTDPDATDETPKADAPDSGKNS; the protein is encoded by the coding sequence ATGTGGCAAGGCTTCACTGGTTGGCACGCGCTGATCATCCTCGTGGTCATCCTCTTGCTCTTCGGAGCTCCCAAGCTTCCCGCGCTCGCCCGTAGCCTCGGCCAGTCGATGAAGATCCTCAAGACCGAGGTCCGCTCCGACAAGACCGATCCTGACGCGACCGACGAGACGCCGAAGGCCGACGCCCCGGATTCCGGCAAGAACTCCTGA
- a CDS encoding HAD family hydrolase, with protein MTTRLPAAVLWDMDGTLVDTEQYWMAAETELMEAFGLPWSHDDALELVGSGLWDGAAYFQARGVDLDADTIVNRLTERVREQLEEHGVPWRPGARELLQALREASVPTALVTMSVRSMADDIVAAIPFEAFDLIVSGDSVENAKPHPEPYLTAAAQLGVDIVDCVAIEDSPTGLASAHASGALALAVPNFIPLDGLPAAALWPTLDGTTVDDLAALLTIREVTA; from the coding sequence GTGACCACTCGCCTCCCCGCCGCAGTCCTCTGGGACATGGACGGCACCCTTGTCGACACCGAGCAGTACTGGATGGCCGCAGAGACGGAGCTCATGGAGGCCTTCGGACTCCCATGGAGTCACGACGATGCGCTCGAGCTCGTGGGCAGCGGCCTCTGGGACGGTGCGGCGTACTTCCAGGCGAGGGGCGTCGACCTCGACGCCGACACCATCGTGAACCGCCTCACCGAACGCGTGCGCGAGCAGCTCGAGGAGCACGGCGTGCCGTGGCGGCCCGGGGCCCGCGAGTTGTTGCAGGCGCTGCGCGAGGCATCCGTGCCCACCGCGCTCGTGACCATGTCGGTCCGTTCGATGGCCGACGACATCGTCGCCGCCATCCCGTTCGAGGCGTTCGACCTGATCGTCTCCGGCGACAGCGTCGAGAACGCGAAGCCGCACCCCGAGCCCTATCTCACCGCCGCAGCGCAGCTCGGCGTCGACATCGTCGACTGCGTCGCCATCGAGGACTCGCCCACGGGCCTCGCCTCGGCGCACGCGTCGGGGGCGCTCGCCCTCGCCGTGCCGAACTTCATCCCGCTCGACGGCCTGCCGGCCGCGGCACTGTGGCCGACGCTCGACGGCACGACCGTCGACGACCTGGCCGCACTCCTGACGATTCGCGAGGTCACGGCATGA
- a CDS encoding undecaprenyl-diphosphate phosphatase, translated as MHHVIEALILGLVQGLTEFLPISSSAHLRILGEFLPGAQDPGAAFTAITQLGTETAVVVFFWRDIVRIISHWFGSFTGRVPRNDPDARMGWLIIIGSVPIVVLGILFQDQIETSLRSLWIVGTMLIVFGLILGLADWAGAKRRKLEDLTVPHGIFFGLAQALSLIPGVSRSGGTITMGLFLGYERAAAARYAFLLAIPAVFGSGLFQLVKSLDEPSVYGAIETAAATLVAFVVGLLVIAFFMSYISKRSFLPFVIYRVLLGTTILVLLGTGAISA; from the coding sequence ATGCACCACGTGATCGAAGCGCTCATCCTCGGCCTCGTCCAAGGCCTCACCGAGTTCCTGCCGATCTCCTCGAGCGCCCACCTGCGCATCCTGGGGGAGTTCCTGCCCGGAGCGCAGGACCCGGGAGCCGCGTTCACCGCGATCACGCAGCTCGGCACCGAGACCGCGGTCGTGGTGTTCTTCTGGCGCGACATCGTGCGCATCATCTCGCACTGGTTCGGATCGTTCACCGGGCGCGTGCCGCGCAACGACCCCGACGCGCGCATGGGCTGGCTCATCATCATCGGCTCGGTGCCGATCGTCGTGCTCGGCATCCTGTTCCAGGATCAGATCGAGACGAGCCTGCGCTCGCTCTGGATCGTCGGAACGATGCTCATCGTGTTCGGCCTCATCCTCGGACTCGCCGACTGGGCGGGTGCCAAGCGCCGCAAGCTCGAAGACCTCACGGTGCCGCACGGCATCTTCTTCGGCCTCGCCCAGGCGCTCTCCCTCATTCCGGGGGTCTCGCGCTCGGGCGGCACCATCACGATGGGGCTCTTCCTGGGTTACGAGCGCGCCGCAGCGGCGCGTTACGCCTTCCTGCTCGCGATCCCCGCGGTGTTCGGCAGCGGACTCTTCCAGCTCGTGAAGAGCCTCGACGAGCCCTCGGTCTATGGGGCGATCGAGACGGCGGCCGCCACGCTCGTCGCGTTCGTCGTGGGCCTGCTCGTGATCGCGTTCTTCATGAGCTACATCTCGAAGCGCAGCTTCCTGCCGTTCGTGATCTACCGGGTGCTGCTCGGCACCACGATCCTCGTGCTGCTCGGCACGGGGGCGATCAGCGCCTGA
- a CDS encoding FKBP-type peptidyl-prolyl cis-trans isomerase, producing the protein MRSSFALIATAGIIALTLSGCASAPAPEAGSGDSSNAVTVKGDFGDAPRVTFPTPLAPDETQCTEVIAGEGERLQEGQIVMLGASIFNGTTGELVQSVGYDDDAAPLAVGGDTLVAFTKGLSCAREGSRVVVVAPSEDAIRPADDPSAAEGGDSLVAVFDVQRAFPARADGAVRLSRDGFPAVVLAPDGRPGITVPKADPFETTEVEVLKEGSGEVVESGDAVVVHYTGLTWAESDVLEDSTWPKGAPTIVAVTDGEGGQMPAGFSEAVIGQKVGSQVAVVVPPSAGFGDQGNATVPPGATLFYVIDILGVV; encoded by the coding sequence GTGCGCTCGTCATTCGCGCTCATCGCCACGGCCGGCATCATCGCCCTGACGCTGTCGGGCTGCGCTTCGGCGCCCGCCCCCGAGGCGGGGTCCGGTGATTCCTCCAACGCAGTCACGGTGAAGGGCGACTTCGGCGACGCGCCGCGTGTCACGTTCCCGACGCCGCTCGCGCCCGATGAGACGCAGTGCACCGAGGTCATCGCCGGTGAGGGCGAACGTCTTCAAGAGGGCCAGATCGTGATGCTCGGCGCTTCGATCTTCAATGGCACGACCGGTGAGTTGGTGCAGTCCGTCGGCTACGACGACGATGCCGCGCCGCTCGCAGTCGGCGGCGACACCTTGGTCGCATTCACGAAGGGCTTGAGCTGCGCCCGAGAGGGATCTCGCGTCGTCGTGGTTGCGCCGTCTGAAGACGCCATCCGGCCTGCGGACGATCCCAGCGCCGCCGAGGGGGGCGACAGCCTCGTGGCAGTCTTCGACGTGCAGCGTGCCTTCCCTGCGCGCGCCGACGGCGCGGTGCGCCTCAGCCGTGACGGGTTCCCGGCCGTGGTGCTGGCGCCCGACGGGCGCCCCGGCATCACGGTACCGAAGGCCGACCCGTTCGAGACGACCGAGGTCGAGGTCCTGAAAGAGGGTTCAGGCGAGGTCGTGGAATCCGGTGACGCGGTCGTCGTGCACTACACGGGCCTGACCTGGGCTGAGAGCGACGTGCTGGAAGATTCGACCTGGCCGAAGGGAGCCCCGACCATCGTGGCCGTCACCGACGGTGAGGGCGGCCAGATGCCCGCGGGCTTCTCGGAAGCGGTCATCGGGCAGAAGGTCGGCTCGCAGGTCGCGGTCGTCGTGCCGCCGAGTGCCGGCTTCGGCGACCAGGGGAACGCCACGGTCCCGCCGGGTGCAACCCTGTTCTACGTGATCGACATCCTGGGCGTGGTCTGA
- a CDS encoding PAC2 family protein: protein MNQPAGFEGGRLLVVAFEGWNDAGEAATGAAKLLVERLGLVEIAAVDPELYFDYQFTRPTIVLGDDGTRRLEWPGAAIMGPGGLPASDDDDDQVTGPGAEALHVLLGAEPARSWKGFAAELIDTALAADIEGIVLLGAMLADAPHTRPLSVFASSENPEVRTALNVERSTYEGPVGILSVIADQAERVGIPTVSLWASVPHYVHNAPSPKAVLALLGKVEELTGLSIPRGSLEVDAKAWEAGVDALAAEDDEMAGYITQLEQARDAVDAPEASGEAIAQEFERYLRRRGEEPGGRADGRGDGPR from the coding sequence GTGAATCAGCCGGCCGGTTTCGAGGGCGGAAGGCTGCTCGTCGTCGCATTCGAAGGATGGAACGACGCCGGAGAGGCGGCGACCGGGGCGGCCAAGCTCCTCGTCGAGCGCCTGGGCCTCGTCGAGATCGCGGCGGTCGATCCCGAGCTCTACTTCGACTACCAGTTCACTCGCCCCACGATCGTGCTCGGCGACGACGGCACCCGCCGTCTCGAGTGGCCGGGTGCCGCGATCATGGGTCCGGGCGGCCTCCCGGCATCCGACGACGACGACGACCAGGTCACCGGCCCCGGCGCCGAGGCCCTGCACGTGCTGCTCGGCGCCGAGCCCGCCCGCAGCTGGAAGGGCTTCGCGGCCGAACTCATCGACACCGCACTCGCTGCCGACATCGAGGGCATCGTGCTGCTGGGTGCGATGCTCGCCGACGCGCCGCACACCCGGCCGCTGTCGGTCTTCGCCTCGAGCGAGAACCCCGAGGTGCGGACGGCGCTCAACGTCGAACGCTCGACCTACGAGGGCCCCGTGGGCATCCTCAGCGTCATCGCCGACCAGGCCGAGCGCGTCGGCATCCCGACGGTCTCGCTCTGGGCGTCGGTGCCGCACTACGTGCACAACGCGCCGTCGCCGAAGGCGGTGCTGGCCCTCCTCGGCAAGGTCGAGGAGCTCACCGGGCTCTCCATCCCCCGCGGCAGCCTCGAGGTCGACGCGAAGGCCTGGGAGGCGGGCGTCGACGCGCTGGCCGCCGAAGACGACGAGATGGCCGGCTACATCACCCAGCTCGAGCAGGCCCGCGACGCGGTCGACGCCCCCGAGGCGAGCGGCGAGGCCATCGCACAGGAGTTCGAGCGCTACCTCCGGCGCCGTGGCGAGGAGCCCGGAGGCCGCGCCGACGGGCGCGGCGACGGGCCGCGCTGA
- a CDS encoding helix-turn-helix transcriptional regulator, translating to MMAKRSKPLKAPDKLVFLLSFVPYLLEQRVVDVDEAATHFGLTEEEIRHAVRLIATSGLPGETGTYQPNDLFDIDWDAFEEDDVIVIVHHVAIDDAPRLSAREAAALIAGLQYLSASPENAGRASLASLMAKLTAGASAAPSRLAVAETEADASLALIREAVTGGRQLEFDYRNALGVAGRRRVDPLRILSQDADWYLQAYCHTREDVRNFRVDRMSELLVSDAPIEDHSDRTVPDTLFQSSDSDLDVVVDVAPETLPLLADYLADARTEQVDGRLRVTLRLAHVHGLKRLVAGLPGLVTVVAPAEARAVVAEWAAAGLAGYAEPVPSDAGRHQPDIDDR from the coding sequence ATGATGGCCAAGCGCTCGAAGCCGTTGAAGGCGCCCGACAAGCTCGTCTTCCTCCTCTCGTTCGTGCCGTACCTGCTCGAACAGCGCGTCGTCGACGTCGACGAGGCGGCGACCCACTTCGGGCTCACCGAAGAGGAGATCCGCCACGCCGTGCGGCTCATCGCGACGTCGGGGCTGCCCGGCGAGACCGGCACCTACCAGCCGAACGACCTCTTCGACATCGACTGGGACGCCTTCGAGGAAGACGACGTGATCGTCATCGTGCACCACGTCGCGATCGACGATGCGCCGAGACTGTCGGCACGTGAGGCGGCGGCACTCATCGCCGGCCTGCAGTACCTCTCGGCATCGCCCGAGAACGCCGGCAGGGCCTCGCTCGCCTCGCTCATGGCCAAGCTCACGGCCGGGGCATCCGCGGCACCCAGTCGCCTGGCTGTGGCAGAGACCGAAGCGGATGCCTCGCTGGCCCTGATCCGAGAGGCCGTGACGGGTGGCCGGCAGCTCGAGTTCGACTACCGCAACGCGCTCGGGGTGGCGGGGCGCCGACGTGTCGACCCGCTCCGCATCCTGTCGCAGGACGCCGACTGGTACCTGCAGGCCTACTGCCACACGCGGGAGGACGTGCGGAACTTCCGGGTCGACCGCATGAGCGAACTGCTCGTCTCCGATGCGCCGATCGAGGACCACTCCGACCGCACGGTGCCCGACACGCTCTTCCAGAGCTCGGATTCCGACCTCGACGTGGTCGTCGACGTCGCGCCCGAGACACTGCCGCTGCTCGCCGACTACCTGGCCGACGCTCGTACCGAACAGGTCGACGGGCGCCTGCGGGTGACGCTGCGCCTGGCGCACGTGCACGGGCTCAAGCGCCTCGTGGCGGGTCTTCCCGGCCTCGTGACCGTCGTGGCGCCGGCAGAGGCGCGCGCGGTGGTCGCCGAGTGGGCGGCAGCCGGTCTGGCAGGCTACGCTGAACCTGTTCCCTCCGATGCCGGGCGGCATCAGCCTGACATCGACGACAGGTAG
- a CDS encoding helix-turn-helix transcriptional regulator: MASGGVNKGESKIPVEDRLFSLVLALLATETGLLKSEILSTVRGYAERFDSAGQNANLERQFERDKDDIRELGIPLETVESPDRPGDNQALRYRIPKGQYDLPDEVRFTPDELALLGLAAEVWREASLSADSQRALTKLRSLGIEPREPVIGYAPRLRVRDTAFEPLRQALDRRQSVRFRYFKPGEAEPRRRTVDPLAVVLHDGRWHLHAYDHDAASPRTFLLSRIIGDVTPVPGSSFEAPPLGVQDRIIAELQELHERNVADLAVTGGSDAEVRLGKRAIEGDEDAGVIRLHYTDAAVFADELAAYGPEVRVLAPDELRDAVRDRLRAVVAAHRDAAGDAAEEGRR, translated from the coding sequence GTGGCGAGCGGCGGAGTGAACAAGGGCGAGTCGAAGATCCCGGTCGAAGACCGTTTGTTCAGCCTCGTGCTGGCGTTGCTCGCGACCGAGACGGGCCTCCTGAAGTCCGAGATCCTGTCGACGGTGCGCGGCTACGCCGAGCGATTCGATTCCGCCGGTCAGAATGCGAATCTCGAGCGTCAGTTCGAGCGCGACAAAGACGACATCCGCGAGCTCGGCATCCCGCTCGAGACCGTGGAATCGCCCGATCGACCGGGCGACAACCAGGCGCTCCGCTACCGCATCCCCAAGGGCCAGTACGACCTGCCCGATGAGGTGCGGTTCACGCCCGACGAACTCGCGCTGCTCGGCCTCGCCGCCGAGGTATGGCGTGAGGCGTCGCTCTCGGCGGACTCGCAGCGCGCGCTCACGAAGCTCCGTTCGCTCGGCATCGAGCCGCGTGAACCGGTGATCGGCTACGCCCCGCGGCTGCGCGTGCGCGACACGGCGTTCGAGCCGCTGCGACAGGCGCTCGATCGCCGGCAGTCGGTGCGGTTCCGCTACTTCAAGCCCGGTGAGGCCGAGCCGCGTCGGCGCACGGTCGACCCGCTCGCCGTCGTGCTCCACGACGGCCGCTGGCATCTGCATGCGTACGACCACGACGCGGCGAGCCCCCGCACCTTCCTGCTCTCGCGCATCATCGGCGACGTGACGCCCGTGCCCGGTTCGAGCTTCGAGGCGCCGCCGCTCGGCGTTCAGGACCGCATCATCGCCGAGCTGCAGGAGCTGCACGAGCGCAACGTCGCCGACCTCGCGGTCACCGGAGGCAGCGACGCCGAGGTGCGACTCGGCAAGCGCGCGATCGAGGGCGATGAAGACGCCGGGGTCATCCGCCTGCACTACACGGATGCCGCGGTGTTCGCCGACGAGCTCGCCGCCTATGGTCCCGAGGTCCGCGTGCTCGCGCCCGATGAGTTGCGCGACGCGGTGCGCGACCGGCTGCGTGCCGTCGTCGCTGCCCACCGCGACGCCGCCGGCGATGCGGCAGAGGAGGGTCGACGATGA